The genomic segment CTTCCACTGCCATAACAAACTTATCTGATTCTGCTACAGCATCTTTTTGAGTCTTATCATCCATCTCTCTCATTGCTGGTCTATAGTTTAAGAAATATGTTTGTATTGTTTGAATTAAATTACCAATTATCCAGTAAAGTACAAGTATTGATTTAAAATTCAATGACATAACACCCATCATTCCAGCCATAACTAAATTCATACTTCCCATATTCATTCCACCTGGTTGTGATGGTGTTGATTTAGACATTAAATAAGATGGTATATATGTTGATAATGCAGCTAATACTGGTAATATATAATATTTATCTGGCGCAAATAAATCGTGAATCCATAGGAATGAAGCACCTTCTATCCCTTGTATCCCCATGAATACCCAATAAAGAGCCATTAGTATAGGTAGTGGTAATAATGATGGAAGGCATCCACCAGCTACACTAACATTATTCTCCTTGTATAACCTCATAGTTTCAGTATTCAATTTTTGAGGATCGTCTTTGTACTTAGCCTGAAGCTTTTTCACTTCTGGTTGAATTTTCTGCATTCCTTGTGATGATTTTGCTGCCTTAATGTTAAATGGTAATATTAAAATTCTTATAATCAATGTAAAAATAAATATTGCCAAAACATAAGATAGCCCAACATCTGATATTCCCATACTAACTATAAAGTCATGCAGGGAATCAAATATCCCTTTCATAAAGTTAACTATTGCTTGAAACATTAAAATATATACCTCCTAATATCTCACCTAACCGGATCATATCCCCCCTTACAAAAAGGATTACATCTTAATATTCTGTAAACTGCTAATGCACTACCTTTAAAAGCTCCATATTTATTTATGGCATCTATTGCATATTGTGAACAAGTAGGCACAAATCTACAGCATGAAGATCTTCCAGGTGAAATATATTTTCTATAAAATTTAATTAGGCGTATTAGTAATTTCTTCATTATTATATAAGCCTGCCTTTTTAATTAAACTTTTCATAGCTCTTTCTACCTCAAAGTAGCTTTTACTTTGAATAGGATTTCTTGCTATGAAAACAAAATCATATCCCTTTACTATATAATTATAATTTAATCTAAAGCTTTCAGTTATTAATCTTTTACATCGACTTCTAACAACACTATTCCCAACTTTTTTACTTACAGAAATACCTACCTTGCTATAGGCTAAAAGATCTTTATCTTTATTCCTTCTATTTTTTAATATGTACATAACTAGAAGCTCATTTGCAAATGATTTACCTCTTTTATATACA from the Clostridium beijerinckii genome contains:
- the yidD gene encoding membrane protein insertion efficiency factor YidD encodes the protein MKKLLIRLIKFYRKYISPGRSSCCRFVPTCSQYAIDAINKYGAFKGSALAVYRILRCNPFCKGGYDPVR
- a CDS encoding membrane protein insertase YidC, producing the protein MFQAIVNFMKGIFDSLHDFIVSMGISDVGLSYVLAIFIFTLIIRILILPFNIKAAKSSQGMQKIQPEVKKLQAKYKDDPQKLNTETMRLYKENNVSVAGGCLPSLLPLPILMALYWVFMGIQGIEGASFLWIHDLFAPDKYYILPVLAALSTYIPSYLMSKSTPSQPGGMNMGSMNLVMAGMMGVMSLNFKSILVLYWIIGNLIQTIQTYFLNYRPAMREMDDKTQKDAVAESDKFVMAVEEPKNSASKKRKKK
- the rnpA gene encoding ribonuclease P protein component; the protein is MIYRLKKNFEFTIVYKRGKSFANELLVMYILKNRRNKDKDLLAYSKVGISVSKKVGNSVVRSRCKRLITESFRLNYNYIVKGYDFVFIARNPIQSKSYFEVERAMKSLIKKAGLYNNEEITNTPN